One window of Methanogenium organophilum genomic DNA carries:
- a CDS encoding 50S ribosomal protein L30e has protein sequence MDFESSLRRAIKTGTVKSGQKSTKECIENKTAQLVVVAENCPEEFVASISETSDVFVYTYDGSSVLLGKTCGRPHMVSALAVVDAGESDILSLKRA, from the coding sequence ATGGATTTCGAAAGCTCATTGCGCCGCGCAATAAAAACAGGAACAGTAAAAAGCGGCCAAAAATCAACAAAAGAATGCATTGAAAACAAGACAGCCCAGCTCGTTGTTGTTGCTGAGAACTGCCCGGAAGAATTTGTCGCATCAATTTCCGAAACATCAGATGTCTTTGTCTATACGTATGACGGATCCAGTGTCCTTCTCGGAAAGACATGTGGCCGGCCTCATATGGTAAGTGCGCTCGCAGTTGTTGATGCAGGTGAGTCTGATATTCTTTCACTCAAGAGGGCATAA
- a CDS encoding NusA-like transcription termination signal-binding factor, translating to MGEIVLNEQSLQLMAQFEQLTGAGSRDCIIDERNERLIFVINPGEMGRAIGKQGSSIKKASDDLGKRIEVVEFSDDAEQFLRNCFLPARVTSVQFEENEEGDLVAFIDVVEEDRGIAIGKAGKNIFKAKCLAERQHDVANVQLVQDDAE from the coding sequence ATGGGAGAAATTGTACTGAATGAACAGAGCCTTCAGCTGATGGCTCAGTTTGAGCAGCTGACCGGTGCGGGAAGCAGAGACTGCATCATCGATGAGAGAAACGAACGTCTGATCTTCGTTATAAACCCGGGTGAGATGGGTCGCGCAATCGGAAAACAGGGCTCAAGTATCAAGAAGGCCTCTGATGACCTCGGTAAGCGTATTGAGGTCGTTGAATTCTCCGATGACGCAGAACAGTTCTTACGGAATTGTTTCCTTCCCGCACGCGTTACCTCTGTCCAGTTTGAAGAAAATGAGGAAGGTGACCTCGTCGCATTTATCGATGTGGTTGAGGAAGATCGCGGCATTGCTATCGGCAAAGCAGGAAAGAATATTTTTAAGGCAAAATGTCTTGCAGAACGTCAGCACGACGTTGCGAATGTTCAGCTTGTTCAGGATGACGCTGAATAA
- a CDS encoding DUF1786 domain-containing protein, producing the protein MRGPDVPVLLLDIGRGTQDILLYTPDQPIENSVKMVLPSPNVITGMAIEKAAEKGQPVHLAGPVMGGGKNTQVIKHWLPKGLKLSASPTAALTIRDNLEYVQSLGVAITDTPPEDAVIIRTGDYMETELRETFSRFGIPYPNHLAVAVQDHGYSPNMSNRKFRFLHLKEMLERGDWNIRSLIQDPPHTSMTRMQAIRDIRPHALVMDTGAAAIFGALQDPIVNEAKDRGVTIVNAGNGHTLAVTIEGDEICGIFEHHSRVLMNDGTCRQYLTKLHNGTLTNEEVYNDHGHGAAVNRTCSPSLIAVTGPNRRKILPDAYQASPYGDMMLTGCFGLLSTWMKKRV; encoded by the coding sequence ATGAGAGGACCAGACGTTCCTGTTCTCCTCCTGGATATCGGGAGGGGGACGCAGGATATTTTACTCTATACACCCGACCAGCCGATTGAAAATTCGGTGAAAATGGTTCTGCCGTCACCAAATGTAATCACCGGGATGGCAATTGAGAAGGCAGCAGAGAAGGGGCAGCCAGTCCATCTTGCAGGACCGGTGATGGGAGGGGGAAAAAATACCCAGGTAATCAAGCACTGGTTGCCAAAAGGGCTGAAACTCTCCGCATCCCCGACAGCCGCGCTCACCATCCGTGACAACCTGGAATATGTACAGAGCCTCGGGGTGGCTATCACCGATACTCCCCCTGAGGATGCGGTAATCATCCGGACCGGAGATTATATGGAAACTGAGCTCCGGGAGACGTTTTCACGGTTTGGTATTCCCTATCCAAATCATCTGGCTGTTGCAGTACAGGATCATGGTTACAGCCCGAATATGAGTAACCGTAAATTCAGATTCCTCCATCTGAAAGAAATGCTTGAAAGGGGAGACTGGAATATCCGCTCACTCATACAGGATCCCCCGCACACATCTATGACACGGATGCAGGCAATTCGTGATATCAGGCCGCATGCGCTCGTGATGGACACTGGCGCTGCCGCGATCTTCGGGGCTCTTCAGGATCCGATAGTGAATGAGGCAAAGGACCGTGGCGTCACCATTGTAAACGCCGGAAATGGGCACACCCTGGCAGTAACAATAGAAGGAGATGAGATCTGCGGTATCTTTGAACATCACTCGCGGGTGCTCATGAATGACGGAACATGCAGGCAGTATCTCACAAAACTGCATAACGGTACTCTGACAAATGAAGAGGTGTATAACGACCATGGGCACGGTGCTGCGGTAAACCGTACATGCAGCCCGTCACTCATCGCCGTTACCGGTCCGAACCGCAGAAAGATTCTCCCGGATGCGTATCAGGCATCGCCGTATGGTGACATGATGCTCACCGGCTGTTTCGGACTACTCTCTACCTGGATGAAAAAACGGGTATAA
- the nrdD gene encoding anaerobic ribonucleoside-triphosphate reductase, translating into MPKNPRHAETQQTLDGFYVPTLPKVRTSRGHIVEWDREKIVTQILKETQLVETFYGSVGADVELAREIALEVENKIKKLKLKSLSGPLIREILNITLLERDLTSYRNVCTRVGTPVYDAHLIDVGRGFEAHDNANLQENAETSHKKKADKISKEQYLLQLPPELADYHLAGDLHIHDLEYFGTRPFCQDWDLRYFFYYGLMPDGSGTKASVAGPAKRAEVAVLHAVKALGSAQTNFAGGQGYYNFLTFLAPYFEGFSYLDIKQLMQMFVYEMTQMMVARGGQVVFSSVQLSPGVPGLWKEKPCVYKGKVWNGVQAPERIYGEFEREVRLLFKALMEVMLEGDYWGKPFNFPKPEISIEPEFMTEDEEYNATNPDLPTYHDLYLMTFELASKYGTPYYDNQIPAYRGAGEGISCYQCCAYQFSSLAEDDDEFDEKMLFKDGKHFSMGSWQVLSVNCPRAAFKAEGSDERLFAELKKLMDVSVEIFHIKRRWMNHIRATGRMPFAMQRPKDPNDPDMEERGPVGVDFEGLVYTIGIVGINEMVQHHTGYQLHESREAFNFAIRALTEMELYSHELSQKSGMTIALARTPAETTGQRFAIADLIDQRFKAHAERIVKGDLEATIPELGQKFDLPVYYTNGTHVTPGADVPLTKRMEIEHVFFPIVDGGNIFHIWLGEARPDPRGLMDMAMNLCRNTQIGYFAFTRDLTVSLRQFKEYRSEKNPESSFSVADRRVEV; encoded by the coding sequence ATGCCAAAAAATCCCCGTCATGCAGAGACTCAGCAGACACTTGATGGCTTCTATGTACCCACACTTCCAAAAGTCAGGACATCGAGGGGCCATATTGTTGAATGGGACAGGGAAAAAATCGTAACGCAGATTCTCAAAGAGACACAACTGGTTGAAACATTTTATGGTAGTGTTGGTGCTGACGTTGAGCTTGCACGCGAGATTGCGCTTGAAGTGGAAAACAAAATTAAAAAACTGAAGTTAAAATCTCTTTCCGGCCCTTTGATCCGGGAAATTCTCAATATCACACTTCTTGAACGCGATTTAACCAGTTACAGAAATGTCTGCACACGCGTCGGAACCCCTGTTTATGATGCACATTTAATCGATGTTGGCAGGGGATTTGAGGCACACGATAACGCAAACCTGCAGGAAAATGCGGAGACATCCCACAAAAAGAAGGCGGACAAGATCAGTAAAGAGCAGTACCTGCTTCAGCTCCCTCCGGAACTCGCTGACTATCATCTGGCAGGAGACCTTCATATCCATGACCTTGAATACTTTGGCACACGACCGTTCTGCCAGGACTGGGACCTGCGCTACTTCTTCTATTATGGTCTTATGCCCGACGGCAGTGGTACAAAGGCATCTGTCGCGGGCCCTGCAAAACGTGCCGAAGTCGCCGTCCTCCACGCAGTGAAGGCACTCGGGAGCGCCCAGACAAACTTTGCCGGCGGACAGGGATACTACAATTTCCTGACATTTCTTGCCCCGTACTTTGAAGGGTTTTCGTATCTTGACATCAAACAACTCATGCAGATGTTTGTGTATGAGATGACACAGATGATGGTCGCCCGTGGCGGCCAGGTCGTCTTCTCATCAGTCCAGCTCTCACCGGGAGTTCCCGGTCTCTGGAAAGAAAAACCCTGTGTATATAAAGGGAAGGTCTGGAACGGCGTACAGGCACCGGAACGTATATATGGTGAATTTGAACGGGAAGTACGACTTCTCTTTAAAGCCCTGATGGAAGTGATGCTGGAAGGGGATTACTGGGGAAAACCATTCAATTTCCCGAAACCAGAGATCAGTATTGAACCCGAATTCATGACAGAGGACGAGGAATATAATGCCACAAACCCAGATCTTCCAACATATCATGATCTCTACCTGATGACCTTTGAGCTCGCATCCAAATACGGCACACCCTATTATGACAACCAGATACCGGCATACCGCGGCGCCGGAGAAGGAATATCCTGTTACCAGTGCTGTGCGTATCAGTTCTCATCCCTCGCAGAAGATGATGATGAATTTGACGAGAAGATGCTTTTCAAAGACGGAAAGCACTTCTCAATGGGTTCATGGCAGGTATTATCGGTAAACTGTCCCCGTGCAGCTTTCAAAGCAGAGGGCAGCGATGAACGGCTCTTTGCAGAACTCAAAAAACTGATGGATGTCTCTGTTGAAATATTCCATATAAAACGGCGCTGGATGAATCATATCCGGGCAACCGGGAGAATGCCCTTTGCCATGCAGCGTCCAAAAGACCCCAATGATCCTGATATGGAAGAGCGGGGTCCTGTTGGCGTTGATTTTGAGGGACTGGTCTATACCATTGGTATTGTCGGTATCAATGAAATGGTGCAGCATCATACCGGATACCAGTTACACGAAAGCCGTGAGGCATTCAATTTTGCAATCCGAGCCCTGACAGAGATGGAACTCTATTCACATGAACTCTCACAGAAATCAGGCATGACCATCGCTCTCGCACGAACACCGGCCGAAACAACCGGACAGCGCTTTGCCATCGCAGACCTGATAGACCAAAGATTCAAGGCACATGCCGAAAGAATCGTCAAGGGTGATCTGGAGGCAACCATTCCTGAACTGGGCCAGAAATTTGATCTGCCGGTGTATTATACTAATGGGACACATGTGACACCGGGTGCAGACGTTCCATTGACAAAACGCATGGAGATTGAACATGTATTCTTCCCCATCGTTGATGGGGGCAATATCTTCCATATCTGGCTCGGGGAGGCACGACCCGACCCTCGTGGCCTGATGGATATGGCAATGAATCTCTGCAGAAATACCCAGATTGGCTACTTTGCCTTTACCCGTGACCTCACCGTATCCCTCAGACAGTTCAAGGAGTACCGGTCAGAAAAGAATCCGGAATCCTCCTTTTCTGTTGCGGACAGACGGGTAGAAGTTTAA
- a CDS encoding glutaredoxin family protein — MTDAAKINVYTLENCPNCELLKEYLDAAGIEYAIRNMMDAEALTELRINGVFVREAPVLQVGTTFLISKDLFGVEGVREEVVNPLLRRE, encoded by the coding sequence GTGACAGATGCAGCCAAGATCAATGTATATACACTTGAAAACTGCCCGAACTGCGAACTTTTAAAAGAATATCTGGATGCGGCAGGTATCGAATATGCCATCCGCAATATGATGGACGCAGAGGCACTGACAGAACTCAGAATAAATGGTGTATTTGTACGTGAGGCGCCGGTTTTACAGGTTGGAACAACTTTCCTGATATCAAAGGATCTCTTTGGTGTAGAAGGTGTTCGTGAGGAAGTCGTTAATCCATTGCTTCGGAGAGAGTAA
- the thpR gene encoding RNA 2',3'-cyclic phosphodiesterase — MVRAFFAVDLSCDIRNQFYTVQDILRNSDAKLTCVDPSLAHITMKFLGEISDDVLHGIRDIMSEFSFEPTDIAVSGVQLHPKKRPRIVWADVSDNGWGGVTVAEMDRLLTPLGIPSETRIFTPHVTLARIKRYDRSLRAAVEAVSEHSFGRMTVDTITLKTSTLTPRGPVYEDVMEISA; from the coding sequence ATGGTCCGGGCGTTTTTTGCTGTTGATCTCTCTTGCGATATTAGGAACCAATTCTATACTGTGCAGGATATTCTCAGGAACAGTGATGCAAAACTGACCTGCGTTGATCCGTCTCTTGCGCATATCACCATGAAGTTTCTGGGGGAGATTTCCGATGATGTACTGCATGGGATACGGGATATAATGTCTGAATTCTCATTTGAACCGACAGATATTGCTGTTTCTGGAGTTCAGCTTCATCCAAAAAAACGCCCCCGTATTGTCTGGGCAGATGTATCAGATAACGGATGGGGTGGGGTGACTGTTGCAGAGATGGACAGGCTTCTTACCCCTCTGGGCATCCCATCTGAAACCCGGATTTTTACTCCTCATGTAACTCTTGCGCGTATCAAACGCTACGATCGTTCCCTGCGCGCAGCCGTGGAAGCGGTTTCTGAACATTCATTTGGGAGGATGACTGTTGATACCATCACTCTGAAAACAAGTACGCTCACGCCACGCGGACCGGTGTATGAGGATGTCATGGAGATTTCAGCATGA
- the cca gene encoding CCA tRNA nucleotidyltransferase, which produces MTPRNATEKEVLSVIRPEKEERDDICTVAEMLVKAVNESGTAKGMVVGSVARNTWISGDRDIDVFMLFPPELPRESLEEEGIVLGRSIASRFGGKFVEKYAEHPYINTTISGFDVDLVPCYAVTDAARIQSAVDRTPFHTRYIQSHISGLEDDVLLMKQFSKAGGVYGSDLMTEGFAGYLCELLVLTYGGFSELIEACKSWQTGKTIDIAGHQGKHFDDPLVVIDPVDPNRNVAASVSLAKMGEFIELCRGYFELPGKEYFFPPVRNAITRDEFELILAERGTGLYSISFATPHQIPDIVVPQLRRSTAGIAALLERHGFVVNRYDAAMGDDRCYLLFELLVDHLPPLYVHTGPPVENAENAGKFREKYLRYNVLSGPFINGDGRYAVEILRKWVDAYALLASDDLFSARLGKHVVKSMKKDCDVRCGAACWDENICDFLSAFFNKISSVSALKKL; this is translated from the coding sequence ATGACCCCGAGAAATGCAACGGAAAAGGAAGTGTTGTCTGTTATCCGTCCTGAAAAAGAAGAGCGGGATGACATCTGCACTGTTGCAGAGATGCTTGTGAAGGCGGTAAACGAGAGTGGCACTGCAAAGGGGATGGTCGTTGGTTCTGTCGCACGCAATACCTGGATCAGTGGTGACCGCGACATTGATGTGTTTATGCTGTTTCCCCCGGAATTGCCCCGTGAATCACTTGAAGAAGAGGGGATTGTTCTGGGGCGGTCCATTGCATCCCGTTTCGGCGGGAAGTTTGTTGAGAAGTATGCGGAGCACCCGTATATCAACACGACCATTTCCGGGTTTGATGTGGATCTTGTTCCCTGTTATGCGGTGACAGATGCTGCACGCATTCAGAGTGCTGTTGACAGAACGCCGTTTCACACCCGGTATATCCAGTCTCACATCAGTGGTCTTGAGGATGATGTCCTCCTCATGAAACAGTTTTCAAAGGCAGGAGGGGTGTATGGCTCTGATCTGATGACAGAAGGGTTTGCGGGGTATCTGTGCGAACTGCTTGTTCTTACCTATGGGGGATTCAGTGAACTGATTGAGGCCTGCAAGTCCTGGCAGACCGGAAAGACGATTGATATTGCCGGTCATCAGGGGAAACACTTTGATGATCCCCTTGTAGTGATTGATCCGGTCGATCCGAACAGGAATGTAGCTGCATCAGTCTCACTGGCGAAGATGGGGGAGTTCATCGAACTCTGCCGGGGCTATTTCGAATTGCCCGGCAAGGAATATTTTTTCCCCCCGGTAAGAAATGCCATTACCAGAGACGAATTTGAACTGATTCTCGCGGAGCGCGGGACGGGGCTCTATAGTATTAGTTTTGCAACGCCACACCAGATTCCTGATATTGTGGTCCCGCAGCTGCGGAGAAGTACTGCAGGTATTGCAGCCCTCCTGGAACGGCATGGGTTTGTCGTCAACCGGTATGATGCTGCAATGGGTGATGACCGCTGTTATTTGCTCTTTGAGCTCTTGGTGGACCATCTTCCTCCTCTGTATGTTCATACCGGACCACCGGTTGAGAATGCGGAAAATGCAGGTAAATTCAGGGAAAAGTATCTCCGTTATAATGTATTGTCCGGCCCGTTCATCAATGGTGATGGGAGATATGCGGTTGAGATATTACGGAAATGGGTGGATGCCTATGCACTCCTCGCGTCAGATGATCTCTTTTCTGCAAGGTTGGGAAAGCATGTGGTGAAGTCGATGAAAAAAGATTGTGATGTGAGGTGTGGTGCTGCCTGCTGGGATGAAAATATCTGTGATTTCCTAAGTGCATTTTTTAATAAAATTTCATCTGTCAGTGCACTGAAAAAGCTGTAG
- a CDS encoding FMN-binding glutamate synthase family protein: MANLKTPNSDEAIHTFNRSKSIVPMSGMCSRCVDGCKGNCDIWLSSFRGREVLYPGPFGEVTAGADKDYPIDYSHLNIHGYAVGARGLPKGIKADSDTAVFDDVDTEVEYGWDIKVPMKVPIFTGALGSTDIARKNWEHFAIGAAIAGITLVCGENVCGVDPDLRLDSNGKVASSPEMDRRIETYKKFHEGYGELLVQLNVEDTRLGTAEYVSSKHNLETIELKWGQGAKCIGGEIKVGSLSRATELKERGYIVLPDPTRHDVQKAFEDGAIKEFERHSRLGFVSKEGFLEEVDRLRDIGFKRVTLKTGAYSMKELAMAIRYSAEANIDLLTIDGAPGGTGMSPWPMMNEWGIPTFYLQSLAYDFATQLEKKGYRVPDLAIAGGFADEANAFKALCMGAPYFKAVCMGRALMIPGMVGKNIAKWLENDELPKSVSKYGSSVEEIFVSYQELKEKFDGRIDEIPLGAVGIYTYAQRFRTGMQQIMAGSRNFSFSSVSRNDLMALTPEAAEVSGIPYVMESYRDEALDILLE, encoded by the coding sequence ATGGCAAATCTTAAAACACCCAATTCGGATGAGGCAATTCACACGTTCAACCGTTCAAAAAGTATTGTACCGATGTCAGGCATGTGTTCACGATGTGTTGACGGATGTAAAGGAAATTGTGATATCTGGCTTTCATCTTTCAGAGGCCGTGAAGTACTGTACCCCGGTCCTTTTGGAGAAGTAACAGCAGGTGCAGACAAAGACTATCCAATCGACTATTCTCATCTCAACATTCATGGATACGCAGTGGGTGCCCGTGGACTTCCAAAAGGGATAAAGGCAGACTCTGATACGGCAGTATTCGATGATGTTGACACTGAAGTGGAGTATGGGTGGGACATCAAGGTCCCGATGAAAGTCCCGATCTTCACCGGAGCACTTGGTTCAACTGACATTGCACGTAAAAATTGGGAACATTTTGCAATTGGTGCAGCCATTGCAGGAATCACTCTTGTGTGCGGTGAAAATGTCTGTGGTGTCGACCCCGATCTTCGGCTCGACAGCAATGGTAAGGTGGCAAGTTCACCTGAGATGGATAGAAGAATTGAGACATACAAGAAATTCCATGAGGGATACGGAGAGCTTCTTGTTCAGCTCAATGTTGAAGATACGCGTCTTGGCACCGCAGAATATGTATCCAGCAAACACAATCTCGAAACCATTGAACTGAAGTGGGGGCAGGGTGCAAAGTGTATCGGCGGTGAAATCAAAGTGGGTTCACTTTCACGTGCAACAGAACTGAAAGAACGTGGATACATTGTTCTTCCGGACCCAACACGCCACGATGTTCAGAAAGCATTCGAAGATGGTGCAATTAAAGAATTTGAACGTCATTCACGCCTCGGGTTTGTTTCGAAAGAAGGATTCCTCGAAGAAGTGGATCGTCTTCGTGACATTGGTTTCAAGCGTGTCACACTCAAGACCGGCGCCTACTCAATGAAGGAACTTGCGATGGCAATACGCTACTCTGCAGAGGCAAACATCGATCTTCTGACAATTGACGGTGCTCCGGGCGGAACCGGGATGAGTCCATGGCCAATGATGAACGAATGGGGTATCCCGACATTCTATCTCCAGTCTCTTGCATACGACTTTGCAACACAGCTTGAGAAGAAGGGCTACCGTGTTCCTGATCTTGCAATTGCCGGTGGATTTGCTGACGAAGCAAATGCATTCAAGGCGCTCTGTATGGGTGCACCTTATTTCAAGGCGGTCTGCATGGGCAGGGCACTTATGATCCCGGGCATGGTTGGAAAGAACATTGCCAAATGGCTTGAGAATGATGAACTGCCTAAGAGCGTTTCAAAGTATGGTTCTTCAGTTGAAGAGATCTTTGTATCCTACCAGGAGCTCAAAGAGAAGTTCGATGGAAGAATCGACGAGATCCCGCTCGGCGCAGTTGGAATCTACACCTATGCTCAGCGGTTCAGAACAGGAATGCAGCAGATCATGGCAGGAAGTCGCAACTTCAGCTTCAGTTCAGTTTCACGAAACGATCTGATGGCACTCACCCCTGAAGCAGCAGAAGTATCGGGCATCCCCTACGTCATGGAATCATACCGGGACGAAGCACTCGATATTCTTCTCGAATAA
- a CDS encoding TIGR01458 family HAD-type hydrolase, with translation MECIKGVLLDIDGVLYTGDSPIPGAIESIHFLRENHIPFRCLSNTTRKSRTSIAQKLSINGLDIPEHLIFTPAIALVSLLKENNIQKCFFLTEGDVEKDLLVDGITQCDSGAEAVIVGDAGDNFDYSSMNTAFRLLIDGASLYALEKDRYWMDNGGLSLSAGPFVCGLEYASETQAHLVGKPSPAFFKTALDSMNINPSQALMVGDDIFSDIEGSQKAGMRGVLVKTGKFSNERLKKSGIVPNRIINSVQELPEIIGNSM, from the coding sequence AGTTCTTCTGGATATCGATGGCGTCCTGTATACTGGCGATTCTCCCATTCCCGGGGCCATAGAATCCATACATTTTTTGAGGGAGAACCATATCCCGTTCAGGTGTCTTTCAAATACCACCAGAAAATCGCGGACGTCAATCGCGCAAAAACTGAGTATAAATGGACTCGACATTCCGGAGCATTTGATCTTCACCCCTGCAATAGCCCTGGTATCGCTCCTGAAAGAAAACAACATTCAAAAGTGTTTTTTCCTGACCGAGGGGGACGTAGAGAAGGATCTTCTTGTTGACGGAATTACCCAGTGTGACTCCGGTGCCGAAGCGGTTATTGTGGGCGATGCAGGGGATAATTTTGATTATTCCTCAATGAATACAGCGTTCAGATTGCTTATTGACGGTGCATCGCTCTATGCTCTGGAAAAAGACCGATACTGGATGGACAATGGAGGACTTTCCCTTTCTGCAGGGCCGTTTGTGTGCGGGCTTGAATATGCAAGTGAAACTCAGGCCCACCTTGTCGGAAAACCATCCCCTGCATTTTTTAAAACAGCACTTGATTCAATGAATATTAATCCGTCACAGGCACTAATGGTGGGGGACGATATCTTTAGCGATATTGAAGGCTCCCAGAAAGCAGGCATGAGAGGAGTTCTTGTTAAAACCGGAAAATTCAGCAACGAAAGATTAAAGAAAAGTGGGATTGTTCCCAACCGGATTATCAATTCGGTTCAGGAACTGCCGGAAATTATCGGTAACAGCATGTGA